Proteins from a genomic interval of Desulfofustis limnaeus:
- a CDS encoding ABC transporter permease subunit, with protein MVADLFRNLFSFLNRGWLPYLIVLGHMGAGTLLVYNLPRSNLAFLTLMTSFLSLYFFRTNLRFKLISGIVLTLVAIPVLGVRNIFYLEVIFQVSVFAALALGLNIVVGFAGLLDLGYVAFYAVGAYLWAFFGSQQFYVLHYAPGTQPSDLPFLLPGDTFYLFLLLGVIVAAITGLILGLPVLRVRGDYLAIVTLGFGEVIRVLANNLDKPLNFTNGPQGITPIQRPTMPDFAVEWFNGLFGPLIGHPVSSANMYNLMFYLMALFVIVVIIFVTKRLDDSALGRAWTAVREDETAALAQGIPLVKVKLLAFAVGASFAGIMGVLLAASRTFISPESFSFMQSIGVLAMVILGGSGSIPGVILGAATITILNLQVLQGFSLYLNELRQSDAVIPIINFAWKDLSTQLDPAKYQRMLFGLILILMMIFRPAGLIPAKRRERDLSKYQSP; from the coding sequence ATGGTCGCCGATCTGTTCCGGAATCTCTTTTCGTTTCTGAACCGGGGATGGCTCCCCTACCTGATCGTTCTTGGCCACATGGGGGCCGGGACCCTGCTGGTGTACAACCTGCCTCGTTCCAACCTGGCCTTTCTGACGCTGATGACCTCGTTTCTTTCCCTCTACTTTTTTCGCACCAACCTCAGATTCAAATTGATCAGCGGGATAGTGCTGACCCTCGTTGCCATCCCGGTCCTCGGGGTGCGCAACATTTTTTACCTGGAAGTAATTTTCCAGGTCTCTGTCTTTGCCGCACTCGCCCTTGGTCTCAATATCGTCGTCGGTTTTGCCGGTCTGCTCGATCTTGGCTATGTGGCATTTTATGCGGTTGGGGCCTACCTGTGGGCGTTTTTCGGCTCGCAGCAGTTTTACGTCCTGCACTACGCCCCGGGTACGCAGCCATCCGATTTGCCGTTTCTGCTGCCCGGTGACACCTTCTATCTGTTTTTGTTGCTCGGGGTCATCGTCGCCGCCATAACCGGGCTGATTCTCGGCTTGCCGGTTCTGCGTGTCCGCGGCGATTATTTGGCCATCGTCACCCTCGGTTTCGGAGAGGTGATCCGGGTGTTGGCCAACAACCTCGACAAACCGCTCAATTTTACCAATGGCCCACAGGGGATCACTCCCATCCAGCGCCCGACCATGCCCGACTTTGCGGTGGAATGGTTCAATGGGCTGTTTGGACCGTTGATCGGACATCCGGTCAGTAGTGCCAACATGTACAACCTGATGTTTTACCTGATGGCGCTCTTCGTGATCGTGGTGATCATTTTCGTCACCAAGCGACTGGACGATTCGGCGCTGGGGCGTGCCTGGACGGCGGTTCGTGAGGACGAGACGGCGGCGCTGGCCCAAGGTATACCGCTGGTCAAGGTCAAGCTGCTGGCCTTTGCGGTCGGCGCTTCTTTTGCCGGTATCATGGGGGTTCTGCTGGCCGCCAGCCGGACCTTCATCAGCCCGGAATCGTTTTCCTTTATGCAATCGATCGGCGTCTTGGCAATGGTGATTCTCGGCGGCTCGGGTTCAATTCCCGGGGTGATCCTCGGGGCGGCCACTATCACCATCCTCAACCTTCAGGTGTTGCAAGGATTTTCTCTGTATCTCAACGAATTGCGGCAGAGTGATGCGGTTATCCCGATCATCAACTTCGCCTGGAAGGATCTGTCCACGCAACTGGATCCGGCCAAGTACCAGCGCATGCTGTTCGGCCTGATCCTGATCCTCATGATGATCTTCCGACCGGCCGGGCTGATTCCCGCCAAGCGGCGGGAACGGGATCTCAGCAAATACCAATCGCCGTGA
- a CDS encoding ABC transporter ATP-binding protein, with product MALLEISNLTKTFGGLKAISGVTFSLAQGQIMSIIGPNGAGKTTLFNTLTGIYRPNKGAIVFNGKSLVGRRPDQIAASGIARTFQNIRLFPDMSVVENILVGMHVHFRQNPIQTLLRLPTFMREEAEAERKAVELMHYVGLNGVGNETAKNLPYGMQRRLEIARALAADPKLLLLDEPAAGMNPQESEEITKLFRNIRDQKGITILLIEHDMRVVMKISEHICVMDYGEKIAEGSPAEIRSNTRVIEAYLGRGAAEELHLETSA from the coding sequence ATGGCTCTTCTTGAAATTAGCAACCTCACCAAGACGTTTGGCGGACTCAAAGCGATCAGCGGGGTAACTTTTTCGCTGGCACAGGGCCAGATCATGTCGATCATCGGTCCCAATGGTGCCGGTAAGACCACGCTGTTCAACACCCTGACCGGGATCTATCGACCAAACAAGGGTGCCATTGTCTTCAACGGTAAATCACTGGTCGGGCGCCGTCCCGATCAGATTGCCGCCTCCGGTATCGCCCGGACCTTTCAGAATATCCGGCTATTTCCCGACATGAGTGTGGTGGAGAACATTCTGGTCGGTATGCATGTCCATTTCCGGCAAAATCCCATCCAGACCCTGCTCCGTTTACCGACCTTTATGCGGGAAGAAGCCGAGGCGGAACGTAAGGCGGTGGAACTGATGCATTATGTGGGATTGAACGGGGTCGGCAACGAGACGGCAAAAAACCTCCCCTACGGCATGCAGCGTCGCCTGGAGATCGCCCGGGCCCTTGCCGCCGACCCGAAACTGCTGTTGCTCGATGAACCGGCAGCCGGCATGAACCCGCAGGAGAGTGAAGAAATAACCAAACTTTTCCGCAATATCAGAGATCAGAAGGGAATCACCATCCTGCTGATCGAGCACGATATGCGGGTGGTCATGAAGATCTCCGAGCATATTTGCGTCATGGATTACGGGGAAAAAATCGCTGAAGGCTCGCCGGCGGAAATCCGCTCCAATACCCGGGTCATCGAAGCCTATCTCGGACGGGGCGCGGCGGAAGAATTGCATCTGGAGACTTCGGCATGA
- a CDS encoding ABC transporter ATP-binding protein — protein MSLLTLENVHSYYGHIHALKGVSFEVNAGEIVTLIGSNGAGKSTILRTISGMMHPRIGRISYDGQDISKLEAHEIVSLGMIHVPEGRGIFPTLTVRENLEMGAFTIRNRNLIEERMDYGFSLFPRLKERIGQYGGTLSGGEQQMLAIARGLMMEPRLLMLDEPSMGLAPILVELIFDIIQQLNAKGTTILLVEQNALMALSIAHRGYILQTGEITTSDTAANLKNNKEVQKAYLGVA, from the coding sequence ATGAGCTTGCTGACCCTGGAAAACGTTCACAGCTATTATGGTCATATCCATGCCCTGAAAGGGGTGTCTTTCGAGGTCAACGCCGGGGAAATCGTCACCCTTATCGGATCAAACGGGGCCGGCAAGAGCACGATCCTGCGCACCATATCCGGGATGATGCATCCGCGGATCGGACGGATCTCGTATGACGGACAGGATATCTCCAAGCTCGAGGCTCACGAGATCGTCTCGTTGGGCATGATCCATGTACCGGAAGGACGGGGTATTTTCCCCACCTTGACGGTCAGGGAGAACCTGGAGATGGGCGCTTTCACCATTCGTAATCGCAACCTCATCGAAGAGCGAATGGACTACGGTTTTTCCCTGTTCCCCCGGCTCAAGGAGCGCATCGGTCAGTATGGCGGGACCCTCTCCGGTGGCGAACAACAGATGCTGGCCATTGCCCGGGGACTGATGATGGAGCCGCGGCTGCTGATGCTCGACGAGCCGTCCATGGGGCTGGCGCCGATCCTGGTCGAGTTGATTTTTGATATCATCCAGCAACTCAACGCCAAGGGAACGACCATTCTGCTCGTTGAACAGAACGCGTTAATGGCCCTTTCCATCGCCCATCGTGGTTATATCCTGCAGACCGGCGAGATTACCACCAGCGATACGGCGGCCAATCTGAAAAACAACAAAGAAGTCCAGAAGGCCTACCTGGGGGTGGCCTGA
- a CDS encoding competence/damage-inducible protein A, protein MRRHLTRTGLLIVGDELLLGRRSDKHFPRALDFFSARAVDLAWVFYVGDDHDLLVRQFKAIRDQGDVCFCFGGIGATPDDRTRQAMADAHDRPLSRHPEAVRLIERQFGREAYPKRILMAELPQGASIIPNEYNNIPGFFLGDIYCLPGFPEMAWPMVEWVVSTQFSTDPSARHGFAAVAVPDVRESELIDLLAEVQRCFPQVRVSSLPRFPAEGRWLVELGVRGPHGQVSAAMEWMCRQLQQRGLRFDHLSGS, encoded by the coding sequence ATGAGAAGACATCTGACCCGCACCGGATTGCTGATAGTCGGCGACGAACTCTTGCTCGGCCGGCGGTCCGACAAGCATTTTCCCCGGGCGTTGGACTTTTTCTCCGCCAGGGCGGTCGACCTGGCGTGGGTCTTCTATGTGGGTGATGATCATGACCTTCTGGTCCGCCAGTTCAAAGCCATTCGCGACCAGGGCGATGTCTGTTTCTGTTTCGGCGGCATCGGTGCGACCCCGGACGATCGAACCCGGCAGGCCATGGCCGACGCACATGACCGGCCGCTGAGCCGCCATCCTGAAGCGGTGCGTTTGATCGAGCGGCAGTTCGGCCGGGAGGCCTACCCCAAGCGTATCCTGATGGCGGAGCTGCCTCAGGGAGCATCCATCATTCCCAACGAGTACAACAACATCCCCGGATTCTTCCTGGGCGACATCTATTGTCTGCCGGGATTTCCCGAGATGGCCTGGCCCATGGTGGAATGGGTGGTCTCCACCCAGTTTTCCACCGACCCTTCAGCCCGCCACGGGTTTGCCGCGGTCGCCGTTCCCGACGTCAGGGAAAGCGAACTGATCGATCTGCTGGCAGAGGTGCAACGGTGCTTCCCTCAGGTTCGGGTGTCAAGCCTGCCTCGTTTTCCCGCCGAGGGACGCTGGCTGGTTGAGCTCGGCGTGCGCGGACCGCACGGGCAGGTGTCTGCGGCTATGGAATGGATGTGCCGGCAACTGCAGCAGCGCGGTCTGAGATTTGATCACCTCTCAGGCTCTTAA
- a CDS encoding ferritin family protein, translating into MCWQEKPEFDDVFTIDDIREIAVQIERNGEEAYRRAAAEIKHADVGELFTHMADEERKHREWFNTIQSNRELTGEELVLEQMGRNLLQEMVADQTFSLDGSELTEIHNFAEMLEQSQAFEQDTILFYEFLQGIIDDQEVRQQLDLIIAEERRHVKQLAELHAVLQRGEDDGAEV; encoded by the coding sequence ATGTGCTGGCAAGAAAAACCGGAGTTTGATGACGTGTTTACCATTGACGATATACGGGAGATCGCCGTCCAGATCGAACGTAACGGAGAAGAGGCGTATCGACGGGCCGCCGCTGAAATAAAGCATGCTGATGTTGGCGAACTGTTCACCCACATGGCCGATGAAGAACGGAAGCACCGGGAGTGGTTCAACACCATTCAGTCGAATCGTGAGCTGACCGGTGAGGAGTTGGTGCTGGAACAGATGGGGCGAAACCTGCTGCAGGAAATGGTTGCCGATCAAACCTTTTCCCTCGATGGTTCGGAACTGACGGAAATTCACAATTTTGCTGAGATGCTTGAGCAATCACAGGCATTTGAGCAGGATACGATCCTTTTCTACGAGTTCCTCCAGGGCATCATCGATGACCAGGAAGTACGGCAGCAACTGGATCTGATCATCGCTGAAGAACGTCGTCACGTCAAACAGCTTGCCGAGTTGCATGCCGTCCTGCAACGGGGGGAGGATGACGGCGCCGAGGTCTGA
- a CDS encoding DMT family transporter, translating to MRNASFYLATVLIWGSTWIGIKLQLGVVEPLVSVGYRFTLAAAILVLWCLARRLPMRFSLQEHGFIFLQGVLLFACNYLLFYIAELYIASGLAAVIFSTIVVMNICNGALFLKAPIDSRVVIGGAFGLIGIGLVFHRELAAFSLADEEVRGALICVAATFFASLGNIVSARNQKNGLPVIQSNAYGMAYGALVMLLSGLLAGTPFGFDPSVAYVGSLVYLALFGSVIAFGCYLSLIGAIGADRAAYSTLLFPLVALTISTIWEGYRWTLPATAGIGLILFGNLFIIRRRPTALPQRLAGVNAGATRDHSPHR from the coding sequence ATGCGCAACGCCTCTTTTTATTTGGCCACGGTACTGATCTGGGGCTCCACGTGGATCGGTATTAAACTGCAGCTCGGTGTCGTGGAGCCGCTGGTGTCGGTTGGTTACCGTTTCACACTGGCGGCGGCCATCCTGGTGCTGTGGTGTTTGGCCAGACGGCTGCCCATGCGTTTCTCTCTGCAGGAACACGGCTTTATCTTTCTTCAGGGCGTCCTGCTCTTCGCCTGCAACTACCTGCTCTTTTATATCGCCGAACTCTACATCGCCAGTGGTTTGGCGGCGGTAATCTTTTCCACCATCGTGGTGATGAACATCTGCAACGGGGCCTTGTTCCTCAAGGCGCCGATCGATTCTCGGGTGGTGATTGGCGGGGCGTTTGGCCTGATTGGTATCGGGCTGGTTTTTCACCGTGAGCTTGCTGCCTTCTCCCTGGCCGACGAAGAGGTGCGTGGTGCGCTGATCTGTGTGGCTGCCACCTTTTTCGCCTCGCTTGGCAATATCGTTTCAGCGCGCAACCAGAAAAACGGTTTGCCGGTGATCCAGAGCAACGCCTACGGCATGGCTTACGGCGCCCTGGTCATGCTGCTGTCCGGTCTGCTTGCCGGCACCCCGTTTGGTTTTGATCCTTCAGTCGCCTACGTGGGGTCGCTGGTCTATCTGGCCCTGTTCGGTTCGGTCATCGCTTTCGGCTGTTATTTGAGCTTGATCGGAGCCATTGGCGCCGACCGGGCCGCCTATTCCACCTTACTCTTTCCGCTGGTCGCCCTGACCATTTCCACTATCTGGGAGGGGTATCGCTGGACGTTGCCGGCAACGGCCGGGATCGGTCTCATCCTGTTCGGCAATCTCTTCATCATCCGGCGTCGTCCAACGGCGCTACCGCAGCGGTTGGCCGGAGTCAACGCGGGCGCCACCAGGGATCATTCGCCACACCGGTGA
- a CDS encoding MinD/ParA family ATP-binding protein, with protein sequence MSIIISIGSGKGGTGKSTVASNLACLLARSGRRVCLADLDLGGADIHIQFGLFEPPRTLTDFVNRSVDDLSEVVVTLDAIHGLQLLVGTGDTLQSANMNFQQKQRLLRALTGLDCDILLIDTGAGANYHVLDFFMAADIQICIACPETTAIMDFYRFLQLATIRKALSGFLSGSEVSNVLRDRSFQTLAEVFALAEALQPGAKQAAQQAMEFFNPLLITNRVGPNARLNQMKLRTLVSRYLGVFLPDLGEVPEDPAITQAQRSYLPVCEYAPQAASAQALKTIARRLGKVVDLYLAKRTPSLQEKTA encoded by the coding sequence ATGTCGATCATCATTTCCATCGGTTCGGGCAAAGGCGGCACCGGTAAATCAACGGTTGCTTCCAACCTGGCCTGCCTGCTCGCCCGTTCCGGCCGACGCGTCTGTCTGGCAGACCTGGACCTGGGCGGCGCCGATATTCATATCCAGTTCGGTCTTTTCGAACCGCCGCGCACGCTCACCGATTTTGTCAATCGTTCGGTCGACGACCTCTCCGAAGTAGTGGTCACCTTGGACGCCATACACGGCCTGCAGTTGCTGGTGGGAACCGGTGACACCCTGCAATCGGCAAACATGAATTTTCAGCAGAAACAACGCCTGTTGCGCGCCTTGACAGGGCTCGACTGCGACATTCTGCTCATCGATACCGGCGCCGGGGCCAATTACCATGTGCTCGATTTCTTCATGGCCGCCGATATCCAGATCTGTATCGCTTGCCCGGAGACAACGGCGATCATGGATTTTTATCGTTTCCTGCAGCTGGCCACCATCCGCAAGGCCTTATCCGGCTTCCTCTCCGGCAGCGAGGTAAGTAACGTTCTGCGCGACCGTTCGTTCCAGACCCTGGCCGAGGTCTTCGCCCTCGCCGAAGCATTGCAGCCGGGCGCCAAACAGGCGGCCCAGCAGGCCATGGAGTTTTTCAACCCCCTACTGATCACCAACCGGGTCGGCCCCAACGCCCGCCTCAACCAGATGAAGCTGCGGACGCTCGTCTCCCGTTATCTGGGCGTCTTTTTGCCGGACCTGGGAGAGGTCCCCGAAGATCCGGCCATCACCCAGGCGCAACGCTCCTATCTCCCGGTCTGTGAGTACGCCCCGCAGGCCGCATCGGCACAGGCGCTCAAAACTATTGCCCGGCGCCTCGGCAAAGTGGTCGATCTCTACCTGGCCAAGCGCACCCCCTCTTTGCAGGAGAAAACTGCATGA